A single Paraburkholderia sp. FT54 DNA region contains:
- the pnp gene encoding polyribonucleotide nucleotidyltransferase: MTMFNKIVKEFQWGQHKVRLETGEIARQASGAVIVDVEDTVVLATVVGAKTAKPGQDFFPLTVDYLEKTYAAGKIPGGFFRREGRPSEGETLISRLIDRPLRPLFPEGFYNEVQVVIHVLSLNPEIPADIPALIGASAALAVSGLPFNGPVGAARVAYINNEYVLNPTRPQMKESALDLIVAGTERAVLMVESEAQQLSEEVMLGGVVFGHEQMQIAIDAIHELVREGGKPEWDWQPAAKNEPLIARVTELAQADLLAAYQLRDKQARSTKLKEVYAATSAKLEEDAAAGGTVAADKATVGNVLFDIEAKIVRTQILNGEPRIDGRDTRTVRPIEIRTGVLPRTHGSALFTRGETQALVVATLGTKGDEQNIDALEGEYRERFMLHYNMPPFATGETGRVGSPKRREIGHGRLAKRALAACLPSADEFGYSIRVVSEITESNGSSSMASVCGGCLALMDAGVPMKAHVAGIAMGLILEGNKFAVLTDILGDEDHLGDMDFKVAGTEQGVTALQMDIKIQGITKEIMQVALAQAKEGRLHILGKMTSAVSGANTVLSDYAPRMITIKINPEKIRDVIGKGGSVIRALTEETGTTIDISDDGVVTIASTSSEGMAEAKKRIENITLEVEVGQVYEGTVLKLLDFGAIVNILPGKDGLLHISEIANERIKDINDYLKDGQQVKVKVIQTDEKGRVRLSAKALLNEGANGAPQGEPTPQ; the protein is encoded by the coding sequence ATGACTATGTTCAATAAGATCGTCAAAGAATTTCAGTGGGGACAACATAAGGTTCGCCTCGAAACCGGCGAAATCGCTCGCCAGGCGAGCGGTGCCGTGATCGTCGACGTCGAAGATACCGTGGTGCTGGCCACCGTGGTCGGCGCCAAGACGGCCAAGCCGGGTCAGGACTTTTTCCCGCTGACCGTCGACTACCTCGAAAAGACCTACGCGGCCGGCAAGATCCCCGGTGGCTTCTTCCGCCGCGAAGGCCGTCCGTCGGAAGGCGAAACGCTGATCTCGCGCCTGATCGACAGACCGCTGCGTCCGCTGTTCCCGGAAGGCTTCTACAACGAAGTCCAGGTCGTGATCCACGTCCTGTCGCTGAACCCCGAAATCCCCGCTGACATTCCCGCGCTGATCGGCGCGTCGGCGGCGCTCGCCGTGTCGGGTCTGCCGTTCAACGGCCCGGTCGGCGCAGCACGCGTGGCCTACATCAACAACGAATACGTGTTGAACCCGACGCGTCCGCAAATGAAGGAATCGGCGCTCGACCTGATCGTCGCCGGTACGGAACGCGCGGTGCTGATGGTGGAATCGGAAGCGCAGCAACTGAGCGAAGAAGTGATGCTCGGCGGCGTGGTGTTCGGCCATGAGCAAATGCAGATCGCGATCGACGCGATCCACGAACTGGTCCGCGAAGGCGGCAAGCCGGAATGGGATTGGCAACCGGCGGCGAAGAACGAGCCGCTGATCGCGCGCGTGACGGAACTGGCGCAAGCCGACCTGCTCGCCGCGTACCAACTGCGCGACAAGCAAGCCCGTTCGACCAAGCTGAAGGAAGTCTACGCAGCCACGTCGGCGAAGCTGGAAGAAGACGCCGCAGCAGGCGGCACGGTGGCGGCCGACAAGGCAACCGTCGGCAACGTGCTGTTCGACATCGAAGCGAAGATCGTCCGTACGCAGATCCTGAACGGCGAACCGCGTATCGACGGCCGCGACACGCGCACGGTGCGTCCGATCGAAATCCGTACCGGCGTGCTGCCGCGTACTCACGGTTCGGCACTGTTCACGCGCGGCGAAACGCAGGCGCTGGTGGTGGCCACGCTGGGCACGAAGGGCGACGAGCAGAACATCGACGCGCTCGAAGGCGAGTACCGCGAACGCTTCATGCTTCACTACAACATGCCTCCGTTCGCGACTGGCGAAACGGGCCGCGTCGGTTCGCCGAAGCGCCGTGAAATCGGTCACGGCCGTCTGGCCAAGCGTGCGCTGGCTGCGTGCCTGCCGAGCGCCGACGAATTCGGCTACTCGATTCGCGTGGTGTCGGAAATCACGGAATCGAACGGTTCCTCGTCGATGGCTTCGGTGTGCGGCGGCTGCCTCGCGCTGATGGACGCCGGCGTGCCGATGAAGGCGCACGTCGCCGGCATCGCCATGGGCCTGATCCTGGAAGGCAACAAGTTTGCCGTGCTGACCGACATCCTCGGCGACGAAGATCACCTCGGCGACATGGACTTCAAGGTGGCGGGCACGGAGCAAGGCGTGACCGCGCTGCAGATGGACATCAAGATCCAGGGCATCACCAAGGAAATCATGCAGGTTGCCCTCGCGCAAGCGAAGGAAGGCCGTCTGCACATCCTCGGCAAGATGACCTCGGCGGTGTCGGGCGCGAACACGGTGCTGTCGGACTACGCACCGCGCATGATCACCATCAAGATCAATCCGGAAAAGATCCGCGACGTGATCGGCAAGGGTGGTTCGGTGATCCGCGCGCTGACCGAAGAAACCGGCACGACGATCGATATCTCGGACGACGGCGTCGTCACCATCGCCAGCACCAGCAGCGAAGGCATGGCCGAAGCGAAGAAGCGTATCGAGAACATCACGCTGGAAGTCGAAGTGGGCCAAGTGTACGAAGGCACCGTGCTCAAGCTGCTCGATTTCGGCGCGATCGTCAACATCCTGCCGGGCAAGGATGGTCTGCTGCACATTTCCGAAATCGCCAACGAGCGCATCAAGGACATCAACGACTATCTGAAGGACGGCCAGCAAGTGAAGGTCAAGGTCATCCAGACGGACGAAAAGGGCCGCGTGCGTTTGTCGGCCAAGGCGTTGCTGAATGAAGGTGCAAACGGCGCGCCGCAAGGCGAACCGACGCCGCAGTAA
- the rpsO gene encoding 30S ribosomal protein S15 → MSAVETSKKSEVVAQFARAANDTGSPEVQVALLTTRINELTVHFKAHTKDHHSRRGLLRMVSRRRKLLDYLKGKDADRYRALIEKLGLRK, encoded by the coding sequence ATGTCCGCAGTTGAAACAAGCAAGAAGTCCGAAGTCGTTGCGCAATTCGCACGCGCAGCTAACGACACCGGCTCCCCCGAAGTTCAGGTCGCGCTGCTCACGACCCGCATCAACGAACTGACCGTTCACTTCAAGGCACACACGAAAGATCACCACAGCCGCCGCGGTCTGCTGCGCATGGTGAGCCGCCGTCGTAAGCTGCTCGACTACCTGAAGGGTAAGGACGCGGATCGTTACCGCGCACTGATCGAGAAGCTGGGTCTGCGTAAGTAA
- a CDS encoding branched-chain amino acid ABC transporter substrate-binding protein produces MTMAKWQRKAAAALAAISMAAVAALAYAASEPGATATKPVAGTAANVAANAVTKPASKPTGAPIQLALIEGMSGPFANAGAAVERNLRFGVEQVNAHGGVKLADGAHPFELVVLDSKGGTEEALTQLRAAADRHIGYIMQGNSSAVAAALIGAIDKQNSREPANRELFLNYSADDPALTNANCSFWHFRFDAHAGMRMDALADVIQRDKAVKKVYLLNQDYSFGHDVSSLARSTLATKRPDIAVVGDEFHPIGRVKDFAPYIAKIRASGADAVITGNWGNDLTLLVKAAREQGLDTKFYTFYGNSLGAPAALGDAGVGHVIAVADWHPNAGGAASDAWYAAFRARFPAAQDDYPVLRMPLMIETLAAAMTRAGSADPTAVAKALEGIKFDNGFHASWMRAADHQLIQPLYVMEMDKAGAPGVHFDNEGSGYGFRTVLALPPERTVLPSVCKMKRP; encoded by the coding sequence ATGACGATGGCGAAGTGGCAACGGAAGGCGGCAGCGGCGCTGGCGGCGATATCGATGGCCGCGGTGGCCGCGCTTGCTTATGCGGCGAGCGAGCCGGGCGCGACTGCGACTAAACCGGTGGCCGGCACCGCGGCTAACGTGGCAGCCAACGCGGTTACAAAGCCCGCGAGCAAACCCACCGGCGCTCCGATCCAACTGGCGCTGATCGAAGGCATGTCCGGCCCGTTCGCCAACGCGGGCGCGGCGGTGGAGCGCAACTTGCGCTTTGGCGTCGAACAGGTCAATGCGCACGGCGGCGTGAAGCTCGCCGACGGCGCGCATCCGTTCGAACTGGTCGTGCTCGACAGCAAGGGCGGCACCGAAGAAGCGCTCACACAACTGCGCGCGGCCGCCGACCGCCATATCGGCTACATCATGCAGGGCAACAGCTCGGCGGTCGCCGCCGCGCTGATCGGCGCGATCGACAAGCAGAACAGCCGCGAACCGGCCAACCGTGAACTGTTCCTCAACTATTCCGCCGACGACCCCGCGCTGACCAACGCCAACTGCAGCTTCTGGCATTTCCGCTTCGACGCGCACGCGGGCATGCGCATGGACGCGCTGGCCGACGTGATCCAGCGCGACAAGGCGGTGAAAAAAGTCTACCTGCTGAACCAGGATTACAGCTTCGGGCACGACGTCAGCAGCCTCGCGCGTTCGACGCTGGCGACGAAGCGTCCGGATATCGCGGTGGTCGGCGACGAGTTTCATCCGATCGGCCGCGTGAAGGACTTTGCGCCGTACATCGCGAAGATCCGTGCGAGCGGCGCGGACGCGGTGATCACGGGCAACTGGGGCAACGACCTGACGCTGCTCGTCAAGGCCGCGCGCGAGCAGGGCTTGGACACGAAGTTCTACACGTTCTACGGCAACAGTCTGGGCGCGCCCGCGGCCTTGGGCGACGCCGGCGTCGGCCACGTGATAGCGGTCGCCGACTGGCACCCCAACGCCGGCGGCGCGGCGTCCGACGCCTGGTACGCCGCCTTCCGGGCGCGCTTCCCGGCCGCGCAGGACGATTACCCGGTGCTGCGCATGCCGTTGATGATCGAAACCCTGGCCGCCGCGATGACTCGCGCCGGCAGTGCCGACCCGACGGCGGTGGCGAAAGCCCTCGAGGGCATCAAGTTCGACAACGGCTTCCACGCCTCGTGGATGCGCGCCGCCGACCATCAATTGATCCAGCCCCTTTACGTGATGGAGATGGACAAAGCCGGTGCGCCGGGCGTGCATTTCGATAACGAAGGCTCCGGCTACGGTTTTCGCACGGTGCTGGCGTTGCCGCCCGAGCGCACCGTCTTGCCGAGTGTCTGCAAGATGAAGCGGCCGTGA
- a CDS encoding carbonic anhydrase translates to MNRPKRLLVANVAWAHETAVRNPEFFRDLVRGQNPHVLWIGCSDSRVPAETITHCEPGDLFVHRNIANLFQPDDDNSASVLEYAVKVLKVGHVVVCGHYGCGGVRAALLPPEPGLPHVNRRIAPLCMLAKAHHEELQGHESERERVNRLAELNVLEQVRGLRAHPIVRDADPAPLVHGWIFALEDGRIKVLTSGYEADDAMTCTTAAHSSA, encoded by the coding sequence ATGAACCGTCCCAAACGTCTGCTGGTCGCCAACGTCGCATGGGCGCATGAAACCGCCGTGCGCAATCCCGAGTTCTTCCGCGATCTGGTACGCGGCCAGAATCCCCACGTGCTGTGGATCGGCTGCTCGGACAGCCGCGTGCCCGCCGAGACCATCACGCATTGCGAGCCGGGCGACCTGTTCGTCCACCGCAACATCGCCAATCTCTTTCAACCCGACGACGACAATTCGGCGAGCGTCCTCGAATACGCGGTGAAGGTGCTGAAGGTCGGCCACGTGGTCGTCTGCGGCCACTACGGATGCGGCGGCGTGCGCGCCGCGCTGTTACCGCCCGAGCCGGGCCTGCCGCATGTGAATCGGCGGATCGCGCCACTCTGCATGCTGGCCAAAGCGCATCACGAAGAATTGCAGGGCCACGAGAGCGAACGTGAACGTGTCAACCGCCTCGCCGAACTGAACGTGCTCGAACAGGTGCGTGGGTTGCGCGCGCACCCCATCGTGCGGGACGCCGATCCGGCACCGCTCGTGCACGGCTGGATCTTCGCGCTCGAAGACGGGCGCATCAAGGTGCTCACATCCGGCTACGAAGCCGACGACGCCATGACCTGCACGACCGCCGCCCACAGCTCCGCCTAG